Genomic window (Vicinamibacteria bacterium):
GGGCGTCTCGCGATGCTTGGGCTCGCGGATAGCGGAAGGCGCGTAGAGTCGTCCGAGACTCGCGGTGCTCCGTCCGCGCCGCCCGCGGTGCGTGATCTGGGCGATGACCGGCACGTCGTAGCCGTGCATCACGTCGGAGAACTGTTGGAGGTGAGGGATCACTCGATCGTCGAATAGCTCGACACCGTTCCAGTCCTTGACCGGCGACGTGGGATGTACGCTCGCCGAGCCGAAACAGAGGATGAGCCCCAGGCCACCTCGGGCCTTCTCTTCGTAGTAGCGGAGGACCTTCTCCGTTGGCATGCCGTCTTCGGCGAGGCACTCGGCATGAGCTGACGTACAGATGCGGTTCTTCACGCGGACGGAGCCAATCGTGAGAGGTGAGAAGAGGCGTTCGAAGGTCATCCGACTGGCTTCAGCTCACGGGACGTTTTCCGTACTCCGTCTCGCTCATCGGCCTCGCATAGTTGGGGCTCCACACCCTTTCGTCTTTTCGATACTTCCCGAGGGCCTCGGCCATTTGCCGAAGATGGATGGCGGCGCTGCCGCAACAACCACCGATGTAATTCACACCCATGTCTTTCGCCCGTCGCGCGAACTCTCCCATTTCGAAACGCGTCAACTGTGTGGGCTCGAGACGCTGGGGAAACGCGTCCGTCCCCGTGAACCAGGGAACCTCGTCGGAGCAGCGATAGGCCACGGGTTGCGCCGCTATGAACCCATAGGTGGCGCGACGCACCTCTTCGATCAGGGGATACATTCGCTCGGGATCTCGCATGCAGTTCACCCCGACGATGTCCGCTCCCCCGTCGACGAGCCGCTTCATGCACTCTCCGAGGCGAACCCCGTCTTCACTGACCGCTTCGCCTCGCATCGCCATCGTGATCATTACTGGTAGGCTCGTCAGTGCTTTCGCCCGAGCGAGACAAAGCTCCGCTTCCCCTACATGAAAGAACGTTTCGCCGATGATGAAGTCAGAGCCCTCCTCGGTTTGCCAGGCAATCTGCTCGTCGAACATCCGCTGCGCCGTCTCGGGCGATTCCGCCCATTTCCAGGTCGGCGATAGATCCGCCGCGACGAGGGCGCGGCCCGAGGCGGCCTCTTTGGCGATCCGTGTCGCCTTTCGGTTCAGCTCCTCCACCCGGTCGGCGTAACCGACCGTATGGAGCTTCTCTCGCGACCCATAGAACGCCAGCACTTGAAGCACTTCGCAGCCCGCGCGCAGAAACTCGAGGTGAAGCTCGCGCACTGCGTCGGGGTGCTCGAGTGCCGCTTGGGGCGTGAACGGACCGGCCTCCGTCAGGCACCGGCGCTCGAGCTCCAGGACGTAACCACCGTCACCCAGAACCACGCCTTGCTTCAGTTTGTCGAGGATCGTTTCCGGCATATCGCCTCTCCTTGGCTAAATAAAAAAGCGCGCCTCCGGCCATTCCGGGAAGGACGTCGTAGATCGAGTCCGAAAGCCCGAGCCCGTACCGCCAGGCGAGCATACACAGAAGGCCGGCCGAGATCATCCCCAAAGCCGTTCCCACGCCTATGGGCCGGCGAAGCGCCCGCACGACCAAGAGGGGGCCGAGAGCGGAAGCAAGCGCGGACCAGGCCGGCACGACGAGCGCGAATACACCCGCCGAGCCCGACAGCGCGATGCCGAGCACGAGCATCGTCGTGACGAGCGTACCGGCCTTCGCGTGCCAGTAGGACTCTCTCCAACGGGGGAAGAGATCCTGAGTCCAGGCGGCGGAACAGCTGAGAATCTGCGAATCCGCGGTCGACATGGTCGCGGCGAATAATCCGGCGAGCACCATCCCGACGAGAAGGGGAGGGAAGAGATCGGTAGCGAGAAGGGGAAGTGCGAGCTCCGGATCGGCCGCCGAAGACGGATCGAGCAGGACCCGCGCGGTCAGCCCCACGACGATGCACACGGCAGAAAAGAGCGCGTACCAGACGACGTACACGCGACGCGCCACCGAGATGTTCCCGGGATGGTCGATCGTCATCGCCCGCACCATGATATGGGGTTGCCCGACGACGCCGAGTCCGGCGACGATCCAGCTCACGAGATAGGCCGCGAATCCGAACTTCAAGCTCTGCGGCACGGGATCGACCAATGCGGGATCGATCGCGGCGAGGCTCGACCAGAGTCCGGTGACGCCCCCCGTCCGCGCCAGGGCGACGGCCAGAAGCACCGACATGGAGGCGAGCATCAGGAGCGCTTGCAGCACGTCGGTCCAGATCGAAGCACGGATTCCTCCGGCAAGGCTGTAGATTCCCACGATCACGGCGCCGATGATGGCCCCGGCGGCCAAATCCCAGCCGAACAGGACGGCGAGCGCCTTCGAGCCCGCCTTGAGCTGAGCCGCCGCGTAGACGCCCAGGAAAAGGAGCGTCACGACGGCCGCCAGCCGGATGACCCAGCGCCCGTTCGGGCCCAGTCCCGCGCCGAGGAAGGACGGGATCGTGACGGCACCCTGTTCGTGGGACCGTTCCCTGAGCTTGCGGTGAACCCAGTGCCAGGCGATGTAGTCACCGCTGATCCATCCGACCATCAACCAGGACCCCGACACGCCGACCGCATAGACGTATCCGATGAGGCCGATGAACATGTAGCCGCTGTTGTTGGTGGCCGCAGCGGAAAGGGCGACCGCCCAGGGCTTCACGCTGCGACTGGCAACGAGATAGTCCTCGGTGGTGCTCTTTCCCCGAAGGGCAGACAGGCTACCGACGACGATGAATGAGAGAAGAAAGAAGAGAAAGCTGACAACGACGGGGCTCGGCATGCCGGACGGAGCGCATGTTATCAGGGACCGGCGCGGGGATGCCTAGGAAAGAAAATCGTCGGTGACGCGGCGAACGGCCCGCGCCTCTTCGAGCTCGTTCCCTTGAGTATTATGCCTCATTGCATTATGCTGTAACGCATAATGTTGTTCATCAATCGTTCCGAGGAGATGTCGCGCCTCGAACGGATCGTACGGCGAAAGGAAGGCTCGCTTGCGGTCGTCACTGGGCGGCGCAGGCTGGGCAAGACGCGCCTGCTCTTGGAATGGGCGAACAAGCACGAGGGGCTCTATTCCGTCGCCGACCTTTCCTCGGCGGAGATCCAGCGTGCCTACTTCGCCCAGTCGGTTGC
Coding sequences:
- a CDS encoding N-methylproline demethylase, whose amino-acid sequence is MTFERLFSPLTIGSVRVKNRICTSAHAECLAEDGMPTEKVLRYYEEKARGGLGLILCFGSASVHPTSPVKDWNGVELFDDRVIPHLQQFSDVMHGYDVPVIAQITHRGRRGRSTASLGRLYAPSAIREPKHRETP
- a CDS encoding homocysteine S-methyltransferase family protein, which encodes MPETILDKLKQGVVLGDGGYVLELERRCLTEAGPFTPQAALEHPDAVRELHLEFLRAGCEVLQVLAFYGSREKLHTVGYADRVEELNRKATRIAKEAASGRALVAADLSPTWKWAESPETAQRMFDEQIAWQTEEGSDFIIGETFFHVGEAELCLARAKALTSLPVMITMAMRGEAVSEDGVRLGECMKRLVDGGADIVGVNCMRDPERMYPLIEEVRRATYGFIAAQPVAYRCSDEVPWFTGTDAFPQRLEPTQLTRFEMGEFARRAKDMGVNYIGGCCGSAAIHLRQMAEALGKYRKDERVWSPNYARPMSETEYGKRPVS
- a CDS encoding sodium/proline symporter, translating into MPSPVVVSFLFFLLSFIVVGSLSALRGKSTTEDYLVASRSVKPWAVALSAAATNNSGYMFIGLIGYVYAVGVSGSWLMVGWISGDYIAWHWVHRKLRERSHEQGAVTIPSFLGAGLGPNGRWVIRLAAVVTLLFLGVYAAAQLKAGSKALAVLFGWDLAAGAIIGAVIVGIYSLAGGIRASIWTDVLQALLMLASMSVLLAVALARTGGVTGLWSSLAAIDPALVDPVPQSLKFGFAAYLVSWIVAGLGVVGQPHIMVRAMTIDHPGNISVARRVYVVWYALFSAVCIVVGLTARVLLDPSSAADPELALPLLATDLFPPLLVGMVLAGLFAATMSTADSQILSCSAAWTQDLFPRWRESYWHAKAGTLVTTMLVLGIALSGSAGVFALVVPAWSALASALGPLLVVRALRRPIGVGTALGMISAGLLCMLAWRYGLGLSDSIYDVLPGMAGGALFYLAKERRYAGNDPRQTEARRGSG